The genomic segment TCACGATTTTGAGCACATAATCATAGTTGCCCGCGATGTAGTGACACTCTAAGATGTCGTTTTCGCCGTCGATGAACTTCAGAAAACTCTCAATATAACTCGGATTTTCCAAGCTCACGAACATGAACGCGGTCAGTTCCTTGTGAAAGCTGCTGCCGTCGATGATGGCGACATACCGGCTGATGACGCCGGACGCTTCAAGTTTCTTGATACGTTCGCCTACAGCAGAGACCGACAGGTTGACTTTCTGCCCGATTTCGGAAAGAGATGCGCGCGCCTGTTTACGCAGAACCCTCAGGATTGCGAAGTCGATGCCGTCCATAAAAACCCTCCGGAATTCAAGATTATTTTATGATTTTACAATAATATTTTCAATATGTAAAGCTTTTTTCGATATTTATTTTGCAATATCTCTATAAACAAAATATATTTTCCCGTCTCTTCTCCCCACCCCCACCCTCTCAATAATTTTTATGGGTGGAAAAAACGACCATTTATACGCAAAAACGCCGCTGTTCATGCGGCGTTTTCTCTGTTATATGCAGTTTCCTCACCCAACCACCGGACTCTCCGAATACTCCAGAGCAATATCTCCCTCTTGACCATCTCTGCGCAAAAGCCCGTATAAACTGCTCAACAGAAGTTTTCGGGACTTTGCGGCGGTTTGGGCCTCGGGAACGAGCAGTCGGAACACCGAAGCGGCTACTTTTACGATATAATCCAAATCCGTGGAAAACCCCGCAGGGGTCTCGGTATACTGCTGGTGCGCGTCGAAAAAGAGCGCCTCCGCCGAACCGGATTTTCCGTTTTGCAGCGGAAATACCGTTCCGCAAAATCCGCTTTGGAAGCGGCTGTGCAGATTGATCTCATAGCTGTGATGGCCTTTGACACGCCCGCCGAATTCGGGATTATGCGTATAGGTGAAAGCGTCGGCGACGTAGTGCATCAGCTTCCCGAGGCGATAAAAATTCAAAACATTTCGGCGGTGGTTTCGCCGCAGACGTCTGACCAGACGCAGAATCCGGCTCTGCCCGTTGGGATAATGATGCCCCCGAAACGGCTGAATTTTCAGTGACCCCTTCAGATATGTCAGGTAATTGTAATCCGGCTCGACACAGCCCCATAAAAACAGCTTTTTATGCCGCTTTTTCGGCAATTCCGCGCAGTTATGAATCAAATATTCTCCTAAAAGTTTATGGCTCTGTTTTAACAAATCGGCATCTCCTGTTACAGATATACTGTCGTCCGGCTGCCGCGCTTTTGGATTTTACCCCGCGCCGTTCTGTGCCGAACGCAAAACAATATATCACAAAAGCGCAAACTTCT from the Oscillospiraceae bacterium genome contains:
- a CDS encoding Lrp/AsnC family transcriptional regulator codes for the protein MDGIDFAILRVLRKQARASLSEIGQKVNLSVSAVGERIKKLEASGVISRYVAIIDGSSFHKELTAFMFVSLENPSYIESFLKFIDGENDILECHYIAGNYDYVLKIVTNNPSTLEKLLNKIKGVSGVIKTYTNVVLATCKNNESVYPE
- a CDS encoding zinc dependent phospholipase C family protein, whose protein sequence is MLKQSHKLLGEYLIHNCAELPKKRHKKLFLWGCVEPDYNYLTYLKGSLKIQPFRGHHYPNGQSRILRLVRRLRRNHRRNVLNFYRLGKLMHYVADAFTYTHNPEFGGRVKGHHSYEINLHSRFQSGFCGTVFPLQNGKSGSAEALFFDAHQQYTETPAGFSTDLDYIVKVAASVFRLLVPEAQTAAKSRKLLLSSLYGLLRRDGQEGDIALEYSESPVVG